The segment TAGATAAACTAGTACTAAAATCATCAAAACAACTACCAAATCATTAATAACTGCTTTAAGAATCCCTTGCATACCTGCATCATCTAAAAAGCTCAGCAAACTTAAAGATTCGGGGATCAATCCTTCAAAAAAACAACTTATAGCAAAAAATCCTTTAATTATAAACCAACCAAACCAATGACCTACGACAGGAATCAAGCTTCCGAAACTTAAGTAATCCTGATATTTTTGTAAAAATGTAACTGTTTCTTCTCCTCCTATATCACTCCAAGGGCTAGCGTTTACAGAAGTTATATTAAACGTAAAACAAATTAATAAAATCAATAAGATCCTTGTTAAGATTTTAAGTTTCTTATTTTTCAATATGTAACTCCTCCTTTGCTTTATTCATCCTGGTTGGCTATTATTTTATTTTTCGCTTCATCAAACTCCAAAAAAAGAAATATATTCTTTTCAATTGCATCATAAAAAGCATTTGCATAAAATATAGCTTTTTCAAAACTAATCAATAGTTCCACCTTTTTATCAAAGATGTAGTCCGCTAGTGTAATTTTTCTACTTAGTACATCTACACCCTCAATCATATACAATCGGCGATTGTAGCACTGCTGTTTAGTTTTATTCATATTTATCCCTCCTTATCACGGTTATACCATTATACATTAAACTACTTTCAATTGAAAGTAGTTTAATGTATTTGAAGGTTGATAATAAATGCCTTATACTTAAAAAGAGGTGAGCGACGTGAAAAATAAGAGTTTAAAAAATAGGGGTTTGAAAAACAGAGTGTCTTTCTCTAATGCTATAGATAAAATCTTATATGAAAAATTTGACTTATTAGCACAAGAAACGAGGATTCCTAAGTCTAGGCTACTAGATGAAGCTATAGAATTACTTTTGAAAAAATATGATAAATAGTTGAAACTATTATGAATCCAACTTTAAACCAAACTCTGAAAGGCTGATAATTCAATGTATAAAATAGTTGAAGTAGCTGAAAAGCTAGGTAAAAGTAAAACGGCAATTTATAACAAATTGAATGAAAATAAGGGTCTATTTAGGCAACATTTAAAAAAGATTGAAAATGTAAAAGTACTTGATGATAAAGGGTTAGAGATACTTATGGGCTTGTTTGGACTAAAAGAAATTGAAATCGATATTGAATCAAATTCATTAAGTTCCACTAGTACCAATGATTCAATCAGTATTGAAACTCTTGTAAGTGAGTTGAAAGACCGAATAAAATACCTAGAGGAAGAAAATAAAGAAAACAAACAATTATTAAATAATCAGAGTAAACAATTAGAAAACTTTCAAATATTACTCCTAAACGAGCAAAAGAAAAACAAGCTATTGGAAGATAATATAGAAGAAGATCAGAACCAAGAAAAAAATGCTGCTAGTCATTTACATGGATTAGCTAAGTTAATGCATCACTTTAAGTCAAACAAAAAGAGACAAGATTAATAATTTATTCTCGTCTCTTTAAACTACTTTCCTGCCCCTATCTTATTAGTCGTATTAAAGGGGTTTGCGACCCATTCTTTTTAATCGCTTATGGATTGCGATCCCTGTTTTATCCGTCGCTCCAGGACTAGCGACATCACTTTGTTTTATGATACACCACATATATTGTTATTGCCACATCTTATCTTCTATTTTTTTCTCGAGTTCTTCATAGTCATAACCACGATCATCTGTATACTCTGTAGAATTATTATCTTGTGGTTCGGCAAATCCTTCTGGTTTCACCATCGAAACCATTAGACCAATAAAGTTAGCAGCCTTTCTATTTTTGAAGTGATTGTAAACTTGTCTGATTCTTTCTATGTCACCGTTAGCACTTTTTAAAATTGCTTTAATTTCTTTATCAGTAAATTCATGTTCATTCATGATATTTCTAACTTCCTCAATCACTGAATTGATCTCACCAGCTTCAATTGTTAATGCTATCTCTTCTTTTATTGATTTTGATTTATTGATATTAGACTCTATATAAAATTTTAAACTAGTTACTTTTCTCCCTGTCTTTATTTCTTTAAATTTAAAAGAAATATCTGTTTTTTCTTTCAATTCTTTTTGTGCTTGCATAATAATTCTGTTTTTCACATTTTGATAAACTGAATAAGATTTCTCAGTTGCTCCAAGGGATCTTTTAAATTCTTCTAACTCAACTTCCCATTTCTTTTTAAATTCATTACACTTTAGCAACTCATACACCCTTAATGAATACTTACTTTTCAATGATAAAATATTTTCTAATTTATAGCTTGTATAAAGTTCTTTAAGTTGTAACATGTAAGGCTTTAAAGAAGAATCGAACTTCAATACAACTAAACCTTCACCAGTTCTATATCTAGCACTACTCAACCAAGATAATTGAATAATATCTTTTCCTTCTTTTATTTCAAAGACTTTTTTCATAAGCTCCTTTGTTATCTTAGGAATTTCAGTATATTTAGATTTATCTTCTACTCCTAAAAGTGCCATAAAATCTTTTATCTTAAATTCATATTCTTTAAATTCTTCATCCGATGGTTGCACCATACTAGCTAAAGTTAATATTAATTTCTGTTCTTGTAAGCTTAAATCATAGTTTGCAGTTATTAAGGAATTCGCTTTAGTTACTAGATAGTTTTTATCCATACAATCACCCCATAAGAATATTTTACCATTTTATTAATACAAATTCAATACATGTGTATTAGTATTATTTAGGTATGAAAAAGTATTAGTTGGGTATGAAAAAGTATTATTTAAAATTTTTTTAGGTATGGAAAAGTATTAGTTAGGTATGGAAAAGTATTATTTAAAATTTGCACACCAGTCATACCAGGGCTTAGAAGGGTCTCCTAAACATGTTAAACAAAATACTGTTAAACAATAAAACAACAACAAAGAATGTTGTTGTGAATAAATCTGACAAGAAGTGTTCTAAAAATAAAAAGAGTGCTCATAGACAGAGCAATCTTTTATCGCTGTATTCCCTTATAGTAACTTAGATATTGTTTATTTTGTCGTTCTATATCCAAGGTAACATCTTGAATTGTTTCTTTTACGTTTTTAAAGTCGTTCTCCGAATTAACAATCTTATATTCAGCGGCTACCCAATCATTAGATCCTCGACTTTGCTTTTCAACAGAGAAGATATCTAAAATTTTATTTGTTGCGTACACAAACCTATAATTATTTTTACGAATATCCTGTACATGGAGAATAGCCTTGTTTTCTTGCTCTTCATATTTCTTCTTACTGTATGAAGAATGATTCTTTATGTTTCTGAATAAAGTTAATATTTCCTTGTAAAAACTTTGATCTTTTAACTTAATCTCCTTATCTACTTCAGCTTGTTCTAATTCAACTTCTTCTTTTTTCTTAATATTAACTCGTTCAGATTCATCACCAGCTTCCTGGAGTTGTCGGTTTGTATTTTTTTTGATATCAGCTTTTTTGTCTTGATTATCTTTAATTACTTCCTCGAAATTATCATGAGTGGGAACAGGGACACTCACAGAGTGGTTTAAATTGCTATTTTCGGGGGTTTTGCGTTTGTTGTGAGTAAATGCTTGATTCTTGTTTTTGAATTCAAATTTGGGCTCATTTTGCGCTCCTGAGTTCATTTCTATTTGTTGCATGACATCTTTTAGTTGATATCCGTTGTCTAAAAAACTATTTCGATCTCGAATTTT is part of the Alkalibaculum bacchi genome and harbors:
- a CDS encoding DUF5511 family protein; amino-acid sequence: MNKTKQQCYNRRLYMIEGVDVLSRKITLADYIFDKKVELLISFEKAIFYANAFYDAIEKNIFLFLEFDEAKNKIIANQDE
- a CDS encoding ribbon-helix-helix domain-containing protein — encoded protein: MKNKSLKNRGLKNRVSFSNAIDKILYEKFDLLAQETRIPKSRLLDEAIELLLKKYDK
- a CDS encoding replication initiation protein — translated: MDKNYLVTKANSLITANYDLSLQEQKLILTLASMVQPSDEEFKEYEFKIKDFMALLGVEDKSKYTEIPKITKELMKKVFEIKEGKDIIQLSWLSSARYRTGEGLVVLKFDSSLKPYMLQLKELYTSYKLENILSLKSKYSLRVYELLKCNEFKKKWEVELEEFKRSLGATEKSYSVYQNVKNRIIMQAQKELKEKTDISFKFKEIKTGRKVTSLKFYIESNINKSKSIKEEIALTIEAGEINSVIEEVRNIMNEHEFTDKEIKAILKSANGDIERIRQVYNHFKNRKAANFIGLMVSMVKPEGFAEPQDNNSTEYTDDRGYDYEELEKKIEDKMWQ